Below is a window of Gossypium hirsutum isolate 1008001.06 chromosome A12, Gossypium_hirsutum_v2.1, whole genome shotgun sequence DNA.
TAAACAATTGTAACAAAGTGAGCTCACAAAATAAATAGATTTAGGtagttttcaatttattcaaccaAGGTAATCAAGGTCGACGGTTTTGAGTTTTCAAACTGATTTTgttcttaataaatttaattagtgtAAATTACAACTTTGGAAATTCTGGGTTCAAATTTGgtgatttttatttatgtattttttttaaatttaaaatttcgactctaataaaaaatattagttaaattttattatttaaaaaaaattatgccaaatatattatcacatgtgtaaCATTATATctacttattatttacatattatcctcattttattttaattaatgtatttaacTACTAAAgtcaacattaaaattttaaatttaaaaaaatataaagatattaaaaaaataaataaatataaaatataagcattctacttatataaaattaaatttaatgaatttaaccacGATGTAAatgctaatttttaaaattaaaaaaaatagtataaaagttaaaaatacaaaatttaccCATAGTAGAAAATtgaatctaaataaaattttggtaaaGATTTTTCACGGTCGTTTGCTCAAAGCTGTGTAACACTTGTTCAAGCCAGGGTTCACAGTTagctttaaaataaaacaaaattaataagaTTCTACTGCGCCTCTCCCTGTGCAAAACCCTAAATCTCTTTCCTTTCCATTTGCTTTAAAAGGAAAAGGATTCTATTTACGAGAACATCCTCAAATTCTTTAACCTTTTCTCACAATTTCGATTCCAAGTCATGGATGCACAACGAGCTCTGCTTGATGAACTTATGGGAACGGGTATTTGGAAATATCATATTTGTTTGGTTGATATTTGTCTAATTTCTTGTGTTTAATACGAGATCATTTTTTTGGACTTTTTTCTAACGATTTTTTCTTATTGAAATTTTATAGCTCGTAATTTAACGGAGGAAGAGAAAAAGGGATACAGGGAACTTCGATGGGATGACAAAGAGGTTTGTGCATTTTATATGGTTCGCTTTTGTCCTCACGACCTCTTCGTCAACACTCGGAGTGATCTCGGTgcgttttcaattttaatttttcacttgcTCTTTCTTTCATGAGAATATGACTATATGTACATGTTAGGTTTGGGAAAATTGATTACATAATAAGagaattttttactaaatttgatTATTCTATATCTCATAGTTGCTGAGATGGCTAAGTTTTTTGGTTATaaatcttaaatttctttagcTGTGTCATGCCTTAGTAGTAACTAAGGAGCTGCGTTTAGAGAATGTGAAAGTTTAATGACTGTTTAATGTTTTGTGGTGTTCTGTTTTGGTGCATCAGGACAATGCCCTAGAGTTCATGATCCAAAATTGAAAGAAAGGTGGGATTCAATAAGCATTCTTTTTTTTAGATATCTATGCTGTGAGATTTTCTTTTTGTACAAATGCATCGCAAATAGCTGTTTAAATGCCTGTGCTTAGTCTGTTGGGCTTTTTAACCTTGCATAGCCTGAGTGGTTAATAGTAAAGTTCTAATAAACTTTTCCCAGAATATTATTGATCTTGTATTTGCCTCATTAAGTTAGCTGCTTCATATGTCCATGTAGGATGGAACTTAAATATGCATTACTCGCGGTATGCTAAGGTGTTGCTGGTTTTTCTTTTTGAGGTAACTGATCTAAACATTTTGATCAGATTTTTGCAAGGGGTACGGAGAGATAATTGAACTCTCTTCAACATAAGATGTTAttggcaaaaaaagaaaaaaaaaaacataggatGTTTTATGTCAGATCCTTCCTAAACCTTCTTACAAAGAAATGCTTTAGGACCTCAATTTATTTTACTAGGGGAAATggggaaaaaatatatattctatgTAATTTGGTGTGGTATTAGTCATGAAAATTCAAATTGCGTAAATTGATATGAAGGTAATTGACTTGTTCATGCCATCAATGTGTAGCTCTTGACCCCCTGCTAATTATTGTTCCATGTCATTGATGTTTAGCCCTCAAAACCTTGCTATGagattttcctcctcctagtatCCTCAGTTCAAGTTACTGCCATCATGATCAGCATCATCAGAGATAATCGGGGCGTTTTTTTTACCAAGTAATAGGGGCTTGATTACTTGCAATAAAATTGCTCGTCtacttttatatgtttttggatcCTAGTGACTTTCTGGATTTTTTAACATTACTTCTCTGTTGGTTTTATTAATGGTATCATTCCTGGATCATGTAAATGGGTGAGTGATGCACACAGAAGTGTAACTTGGTCTGATCTTTTCCCTTTTGACCTGTCTCAGATCATCATCCCTTTTGAAACATTTTTTGGGTATACTTTGCCTTCTGAGATCACTTGTCCTTACCTCATCTGATATGTCAAATGATGAGATGGTATTGTTGCAAGAATGAAGTCCAATTTAAcacaaattcattaattaaagCGACCATAAGGTTTTGATGTTCCCATAGGGGTTAATCTGCGGGGGAACATGAAATCCCCATGTAATATATGGTAATATCAGCTGAGAAAAAATTATGGTAATTCATTTTCAATATGTATATTTTGGATGCAGTACAGTTTTTAAAACTAGTAACACCTGCCTCACACTTATAGCTAACTTTCCTTGTATATAAGAAGCACGGGGAAAATTTGTGATCTAAAGAGCACCATAATTTAAGTTATATTATTGGTGCTACTTTAGTATCTGGTGTGGCTGGCCATTTGTTTGTCCCATCTGCTAAATTGCTGCTTGATATTTTCCCTATAAATTGCATTCTGGCCCTTGCTTTGTTTACAAAAATAGCTTGTCTATTAGCTGTTTTGCTGCCTGACTTTGGAGGTTGAGTTGTCTGGACCAGTTTTGCCTTTCCTGATCAACATGCATTTTTCTTGTGGTATTTGTATTTTAAGTTGGTTTTTGAAATTTGTGACTTTAGTTTTGAGAAGTCCTCCAGACACGATGCTTATGTGGCCAAATTTGAAGCTGAACTGGCTAAGTTCTGTGAGAAATTGGTGGGTTCCATTGTTCTATCTTTTTAACTTAACAGCCCTCTTGATTTCTTGCGACAACagttgtaatttttatatatttcataacatGCCTACACCTCCAGGTGATGGACCTTGACAGAAGAGTTAGGCGAGGACGAGAACGCCTTGCTCAAGAGGTGGAGCCAGCACCACCTGCTCCACTATCTGCAGAGAAGTCTGAACAGTTATCTGTCTtggaggaaaaaataaaaaatctgcTGGAGCAAGTGGAGAGTCTTGGCGAAGCTGGAAAGGTGGATGAAGCTGAGGCACTTATGAGAAAGGTGTTGTTAAGGTTTTCCATTCGCTTTTAGTAATTGATCCAAAAGTCGTGAGATATTGTTCAGTAAATGTTGCCACATCCTAGACAGAAAAATTATGTTTCTGTTTGACTGCCTctttaatatgattattttattcattttgcacctgatttataaatttatcatGATAGACAGTTCACGTTTTGAAGCTTGACCTGTGATATTTGTTTAGGTGGAGGCACTTAATGCTGAGAAGACAGTGTTGACTCAGCAACCTCAGAATGATAAAGTATTGATGCTTGCGCAGGAGAAAAAAATGGCTCTGTGTGAGgtttgtggatcttttctagttGCTAATGATGCTGCTGAGAGAACTCAGTCCCATGTTACAGGAAAGCAACATATTGGTTATGGAATGGTTCGGGATTTCATCTCTGAGTTCAAGGTAAATGTTTCTGTGTAGAATGATTTGTGGGCCTCAGTTTGTTTAACCTTTTGCTGTGAGTGAAAAGTCTGAATGAACTTTCAGGAAGCAAAGGAGAAAGCAAGGGAAGAGGAAAAATTAGCTAGAGAAAAAGAAGCTGAAGAACGGAGAAAGCAGAAGAAGGAATATCAGAGTAGGAGGAGCAGAAGTGATTCAGGGGATAGAGACAAATATCGCGATCGAGACAAGGATTCTGACAGATACCAGGATCGTGATTTGGATCGTGAAAGGTCTCGAGAGTGGAGCGGGAGAGGTAGTAGGGATGGAGAGAGAGAATGGAGGTACAAGAATGGTAGAGATGGAGGCAGGGATAGGCACCATAATCGCAGCAGGTCCCGTTCCCCTGGTAGACATAGTCACAGGAGGTCCTCGAGAAGTCCTGTTCGCCGATATTAGTGCCATTCTGTACAATAGATGTTTTGGCTTTGAACGCCAATGAGGTAgacctcttattttatttctagtttaTAAACGTGTGCTTTTGGAGTAGTGCTAAATTTTGTCATCATGGATGAAACTTTTTTCTTGGTAACTCACAGCTTTGTTGGGACTATACCAACTCCCTTTCATCAAAATTACTAGAGAGGAAAAGGGTTGAGGTAGGTATAACAATATTATTGTTAACTCCTTTTTATCTTGTTTGGACTAAATTTATAACATGCTTCCGTGGGCTTTGTTTTGAGTCTCTTCTTTATCCCCTCTTCCTTCATATGCTTATATCTATAGTCAAGCTGCTGAGAAAGATGATGATCTTCCAAATTTGAGGTAACAGATTAAATTTCGGTTACAGCACCACAATGCTTTAGTTGTCTTCCTTACTCTGTTATTGCCTTTGTGGATGCTTTTGTATCAATTATTTGTTTGAAACGGCTTGCTGTTGTGGAATAGTACAGGGAAAATCTGGGATGGTTTGAACCTAGAAGTAACCTTTGATGCGTTTCTTATGTTTTTTAAAACCCTAGCAATAGATTTATGTAAAGAGTACTGTTTCCTTTAGTCCTGTAAATGGCTAGGCTCAGCTATTGGATTGTTGGTTGCATTTTTTCTTTCTGATGGGTTTGTATGATTACGAATTTACTGTGTTTCCATAACATTGTTCTTTTAGCTTGAATTCTGATTTTGGAAGTTGGAATAAAATTAATGAGTTGGTCCATGAACAAGCCATATAGCATTGCTTCATTTATCATTCAAAAACTGAAAACAAGAGAATTTTGCTGCTTCCGAAATCAGTCTTTATCCaagttaaaagtataaattttacgGGCTCAAGTAGACATCCCGAAATTATCTCAACGTtgctatgaccaaatgatttggACCACACGAAATGATCTCAACGTtgctatgaccaaatgattttgGAAGTAAATTTCGAGGGCATTTAACTGGATGAAGGTGATAGATGATGACTCAAATCTAGCTATTTCGCTGCGCATTTAAGCAAGAACTGTTAAATGTAGcaaaaaattatattcaattataacAGTTCCTTCCATAGCACATTTGTTCAAATCAGGAAACGGGTATACACTTTTCTCattgatgaaaatttttaaaaaaaaaaaggaatttagGCAATAGCGGCTTATAAGATTCGTTTGCGGAGCTTGTTTTGAAATTACAAAATTGTGAGTAAAATTTACTAATCCAAATTCAGACGTCGAATTTTGCACACAAGGTTAGCAGTAGGAATATCAAGTTGGTTCCCATTATCGGACTTCAACAGGTCTTTTAACTGATCTCTAGGAGTCCCAAGACAGGTTTGAAAGGTTGCCAGGACCGGAGGAATTGGCATTGAAAGAGCAGAAAGCACATTACTCAAGTACTCGATATCAACCGACAGCTGCTGTGCTCCACCATCTGTTATATACTGGATTCCACGTAGCTGCTCCATGTATAAGGCGGTGGAGCCTTCAGCAACCTTCCAAACACAAGACCAATGTATAATAAATGTTTCTTGCACGGTAGAAAACAAAATGATCATTCTAAAAGAAGACATTAAATATCCTTCCATCTTTAGCTGTTTATAGTTAAAAGCGAATTGAATGCTACCTTGAACATCCATTCTGTTGCAAAGAACTGTGCTTCATCATTGTTGGCGTCACTATTAGAAATACCCTCAGCAAGTGGCTCCAATTGTTGAGGCAAAGTAAGAAGATATTCGCCAACACTTGTCACGTAGGGTTGAGGGTATGCACTGAAGGTTGGTAGACGAAAAGCATTTTGTTCCTCGGCTGCAGACCAGATTGGCATACGAGATACCTCGCTGAGACGTTGTCGTACTTTGGATATGAGGACGTCATACACTAGTTCATTCACTGCTTCAGCAAATGCAGCTACCCTTTGGGATGCAAGAGGAAGTGCATGGAATCGGGGATCTTTAGACTGCACCATGAACAACTTATTATTTTCATCGTTCGGCAATTAAGCATGCAGTGTCATATGGATGACTAGCACCAGAAAAAACACATGAAATGATTACACATTCGTAATTTATACAAAAGAGGCTTGCATCTTGCTTTCGTAAGGAAGcgtagattttatttttaaatacctGATCTAAAAGGTTAAACAGTTTCCGGGCCTTCTCAGGAACATCAACAAGCCGCACAGCTGCGACATCTAAGGCAGCTCTTCCACCCAATGGTGGCTCCCCATTTCCATCGTCATTTGCAACATGTAGCTGGTTATTATCCAAACTTGAACCAAATACTGAAAGTGACAAAGTTGTGCTCAATCTAGCCAGAGTAGCTCTCAAGGATGCTTCGAAGACCGAAGACCTGCTTGTTAGACAGTCTGCCACTGTGAGTATCTGCAAGGCTCCTTGAACAATTGACCACTCCTCTTCATTAGAGATCAAATCagtttttcttgaattttgagCCCCTTCCTTCCTGTCCAAGCCAATGTCCTTGTTGTCCACTCCACAGACAGCTCTAAGTGATTTGAGGGTGTCTTGGAGGGTAGAAATGTACTGTAACATTGTGTCATCAAGTGCAAGAATCAACTCATCTGCCTCTGAACCACCAGTAAAGTTGATGCACCTCTCTACAGCTGATTCAAGAAGTACGATAACTTGAGGAATAGATTCTTCCATCCTTCGAACAGTCTCACTAAGTTCAATACCCTGGGCTCCCACACCACGTGTGACAGCTCCCCTGAGATCCACCCCAGCGATCTCAGAGGAGAGGATAGCACGTTCCATGTGTCCATACCTATAGCACATCCAAGTTACTCGTTAAAAAAACCAGAGAGCACCAAAATATGCTCTGTAATAGGAAAGAGAGAAAATCGCATTAATCAGAACTAACAGACATAAGAAAAAGGTTCCCACATCTTCCTCCGCTTAGAAGGGGAAAAAAAGTCTAAACCCAAATGTAACTCAAGTCTTTGACGGTGACAGGTTTACCAAGGACCAGAAAAATCCATAGACTTTGTGCCTCTAGATGTTAAAATAGGGCAAAAAAAAAGAGGCATTTCATTTTATTATCTTTGTAATGGCTTACCTCTGTTTAAATGATTCATATGGATAGTACACTGCCTTGAGTGTGTCCATTAAAACTCCCGTATCAGATTCTGAAAATAAGTGCTGGATATTTCTTGCAAAGATTACCGACATATTATGTAAATCAATCAGGGCTTCTAGATGCTTAGTCTGAATCTTACTACCCTTTTGCATATCTCCAGATAAAATATCTAATATACCTGATGCCATTAACAAGGagtgtgaaagaaaaataatcagTTCTCCTTCAGCTGAAATCAGATACATCGGTCAAACAATGCAGTAATAACTCAAGGAATATCATGAAAGTTAACTATTACCCTTAGCAAATGCTTTTGTTTCAGGAACAACCTCTCCAGTAGCAAGGTTGATGCGGGAGACAAAACTGGAACCCACAGCTGCCATAGTCTCCATGAGAAGCTTTGGGACAAGAGTTTTATAATCCTCAGGAAAAGCAAACATACACCTGGAAGAAGAGTTCAGTAAATGGTCATATCCATAACATTTTATTCTTTGGAAGAGAATAAAGTTTTCCATTAACATCCAGTAATATTTGCCGATTTCCAATTAAGAATGACA
It encodes the following:
- the LOC107933485 gene encoding luc7-like protein 3 isoform X1, whose amino-acid sequence is MDAQRALLDELMGTARNLTEEEKKGYRELRWDDKEVCAFYMVRFCPHDLFVNTRSDLGQCPRVHDPKLKESFEKSSRHDAYVAKFEAELAKFCEKLVMDLDRRVRRGRERLAQEVEPAPPAPLSAEKSEQLSVLEEKIKNLLEQVESLGEAGKVDEAEALMRKVEALNAEKTVLTQQPQNDKVLMLAQEKKMALCEVCGSFLVANDAAERTQSHVTGKQHIGYGMVRDFISEFKEAKEKAREEEKLAREKEAEERRKQKKEYQSRRSRSDSGDRDKYRDRDKDSDRYQDRDLDRERSREWSGRGSRDGEREWRYKNGRDGGRDRHHNRSRSRSPGRHSHRRSSRSPVRRY
- the LOC107933485 gene encoding luc7-like protein 3 isoform X2, translated to MLRCCWFFFLSFEKSSRHDAYVAKFEAELAKFCEKLVMDLDRRVRRGRERLAQEVEPAPPAPLSAEKSEQLSVLEEKIKNLLEQVESLGEAGKVDEAEALMRKVEALNAEKTVLTQQPQNDKVLMLAQEKKMALCEVCGSFLVANDAAERTQSHVTGKQHIGYGMVRDFISEFKEAKEKAREEEKLAREKEAEERRKQKKEYQSRRSRSDSGDRDKYRDRDKDSDRYQDRDLDRERSREWSGRGSRDGEREWRYKNGRDGGRDRHHNRSRSRSPGRHSHRRSSRSPVRRY
- the LOC107933484 gene encoding conserved oligomeric Golgi complex subunit 7 yields the protein MMLDLGPFSDEKFDPKKWINSACKSRHPQDSLDKHMVDLEMKLQMVSEEIAASLEEQSSAALLRVPRATRDVLRLQDDAVSLRNSVAGILDKLKRAEGSSAEFIAALAKVDTVKQRMEAAYETLQDAAGLTQLSATVEDVFASGDLPRAAETLANMRHCVSAVGEVAEFANIRKQLEVLEDRLDTMVQPRLTDALSNRKVDVAQDLRGILIRIGRFKSLELHYTKVHLKPIKQLWDDFDSKKRVGKLANEKSEVERLSNNNEQSSSLAVSFSSWLPTFYDELLLYLEQEWKWCMFAFPEDYKTLVPKLLMETMAAVGSSFVSRINLATGEVVPETKAFAKGILDILSGDMQKGSKIQTKHLEALIDLHNMSVIFARNIQHLFSESDTGVLMDTLKAVYYPYESFKQRYGHMERAILSSEIAGVDLRGAVTRGVGAQGIELSETVRRMEESIPQVIVLLESAVERCINFTGGSEADELILALDDTMLQYISTLQDTLKSLRAVCGVDNKDIGLDRKEGAQNSRKTDLISNEEEWSIVQGALQILTVADCLTSRSSVFEASLRATLARLSTTLSLSVFGSSLDNNQLHVANDDGNGEPPLGGRAALDVAAVRLVDVPEKARKLFNLLDQSKDPRFHALPLASQRVAAFAEAVNELVYDVLISKVRQRLSEVSRMPIWSAAEEQNAFRLPTFSAYPQPYVTSVGEYLLTLPQQLEPLAEGISNSDANNDEAQFFATEWMFKVAEGSTALYMEQLRGIQYITDGGAQQLSVDIEYLSNVLSALSMPIPPVLATFQTCLGTPRDQLKDLLKSDNGNQLDIPTANLVCKIRRLNLD